CTGCTTACAGGTCCGGATCGAAGGACACTCTTGACAGCTTTTTTCGTGCATGGGCGAATGAAACAGCGCGCGCGCCCTCGCCGGATATGAGTTCACCTGTCGTTCGTGCGGCTTCATCGCTCTTGAGTTTTCTGCAGAGCCAGGATTTCAATTACCCGGCCTACGGCTACAAGTACGCCATGGTACAGAACGGGGTGAGCGTGTCTATCGAGACTACAGACGGAAGCGGACCTCTCACGTCGAATATTACGGGCCTTCTTCTTGAATTTCAGAATACGAAACATGCGATACCATTGGGACTTGATAACAAACACGCCGTGATGCTGAATGACTTTCTCGGTTCAAGGACAGACGACAAAGCCGCGGCTGCGCGGTCGTTCTTCGGTGCACTTGTTCCGATCGGAAACGATGTCGATCCTTCTAACGCTGGCGCGTGGGTATTTGTCGAGCATTGGTATTCGTTCGACTTTTCGAGCGGCCTCGATGTTGCATACGTTCAGGACGAGTCGCCTCTTGGATCCGATGATTTCATGTGTGAGCTCGACGAAAACGGAAACTGGATGATTGTGATGCAGGCCCCCGCTTCGCCTCCGCCGCCTGTTCCATCACCCGAGCCTCCGCCTGTGCCGCCGGTTATAGGCGATCCGATCCCGCCTCCGTGGTGGCCTCCTGAAGTGCCGATCCCTGTTGGAACGCCAGTATCGCCAGAGCCGTCGTCCCCGCCTGCAGAACCCGCACGCCCGCGACCCGTCGCGCCGCCAACTCATAATCCGTCACCGCCTGATCAACCAACTCAGCCCCGTCCGCGTCCAATCCCGCCTCCGGAGCATAACCCGTCTCCGCCGGCAGATACTTCGAGCACGTCAAGGCGTAGGTGAACCAGAACCTGAAATTAATTCGGGACGACGGAGAACGGCAAGCAATTCATCCCCAGCCAGCCCTGTCACCTTAGAAAAAGCGAATAGGTCAGTATACAAAACACAATCGCCGTGAAACAGGTGTACTTCAGGTTCTTTTCCGTGAACGCGAAAAAAAACATCGACGCCGCGACCCGCACATAGGGAGTGAGAAGAAGTGTCACAAACCCGAGGTTCACGAACAGCTCTGGGCGGAGTTTGAGCTCGCCCGCGTGCCGGAGTTCCACCGCCGCGAATTGGAAGAGATTCATTCCCGCGATGGAGTATTTCAATCCCAGATATCCTGTGTCAATAAAGTTCCAGATAACTCCGGTCGTGATAAGCACGATGCTTGCGAGGACACCAATCAGTAAAATGTATCCGATGAGCGAGTCCATTTCGTGTTCAACCTCTCTGCTTCTCAATTCCTTGTCGGAATTATCCATCACGCTATCGCTCCTATTCCGCGGATGATCATCTCAATGCCGAGGACCGCGAGTATGACGAGGAAGAAAAGCCGCACCATCCGATTCGTAAGCCGGACGAGCACACGAGTACCTATGAACGCGCCCGCAACGATGCCGAGTATTACAGGCGCAGCAAGAGCGGGATCGATCAGTCCGGCCGCGAGATAGACGCTCGTTCCCGCGAGCGCGGTTACACCGATAATCAAATTGCTTGTCGTGGTGGAGACTTTCGGCGGAAGTCCCATTACCAGATCATGTATCAGCACCTTAAGCGCGCCCGCTCCGATTCCAAGGAGTCCTGCGATGAATCCTGCACCAAACATGAGTGGACCGCCATAGTATGCCTTCTGTCCTTTGTATGATATCGTCTCATTGGATGCGTAATCGAAATATTCGCCCTTCAATTCCAACCAGCCCGAGAACCTGTCCTGGTGATCGACGTGGTGATAGGTCTCGTGTTTCTGCATGAACAACACGACCCAGGAGCCAAGAAGGACGATTCCGAAAAGTATAAAGAGGGGTGCCCGGGATGCAGAAAGGGTAATTGTGGCGCCGACGAGCGCGCCCACAATTGTAAACATTTCGAGGAACATACCCACCTTGAGGTTCGTGATCCGGTCCCTGACGTAAGCAGACGCCGACCCCGACGATGTAGCGATAACCGAGACTATACTGATGGCGATCGCGTGTTTGATGTCCATGCCGAAAAGTGTGAGTAGAGGTATGAGTATCACACCTCCTCCCATCCCGCTCATCGCACCGACGAATCCGGCGACGAGGGACACCACCATCAATTCTCCGAACGACATCAAGGACCCTCCTCTTTCATTTCAATTTTGTGCTCGGGGCGGGAACAATCTAATGAGAACGTGCCTGCCATGCCACATTCTGGTGGTGAGTCATTTCCATTACTCTCTGTCACCCCGAACTCGTTTCGGGGTCTAGGAATAGATGCTGAACCGAGTTCAGCATGACGAGGCTTCGCAATTTGAATCACCACATCTTACATCCCTATTTTCTCACCGCTCCATGGCACTCTCCGCTCCATGGTGGGAACTATTTACTCACCCACCACGTTGGCGCAATATATGGAGGAGGAGAGCACCATATAGGTTCTTGCTGGATTCCCGCCGGGCACTTCAATTCCATTTTGCTTCATGTACCAGGATTTACGCGAGGTAGGTTCTAATGTACCGGATAATCGCAGAAAATCCCGCGCTTACGTATTGCAACGCATTGTAAACCTTGGAGGTGAAATGAAGAAGTTGGCGTTACAGTTTTGCCTTGCAGCCATCGTGGCTGTGACGGTACAATTCGTCTCCGTCCCGACAGGGAACGGAGGTCAGAAGAAGGTTACGACTCCCACACGAGCAGCACATCCTACGCTCCAATCTATAAAGAACAGACACACGTCATCAAAGAAGTCGGGGAATGTCCTCGCATCGATCAGGGGGAAGCGCACATCTTCATTCCGCCGTGTTTACTTCCCGCACTCGGTGGGCGCGATAACGGTCAACTCCATCGTAGACGAGCCCGCAGTCGACCCGACGCTTGCCGACACCGCGTCGAATGGATTTGTTACCCTCAGGTCTGCGATCCAGTTTACAAATGCCGCAGCAGGACAGGATACCATCATCGTACCACCCGGTTTGTACAATCTGACGTGGGCGGGACCCGATGAAGACACTGCAGCCGCAGGCGACCTCGACATAAACGACAGCCTCGTCATATTGGGGGCGGGAGAAAGTCAGACTGTTATCAACGGAAATACATCGGACAGGGATTTCGACATCGGGCCTGCCAACTCGAACATTTCGGTGAAAATCACCTCGCTCACGGTGGACGGCGGCTACCCGACCGGAGAGAGCGGGGGAGGAATACAGATGTATGGTGGTACAGTCGAGCTTGACAGCGTGGATGTGGTTCAGAATACCGCCGATCAAAATGGCGGCGGCATCGAGGTCATTTCGGGAACGCTGACGATGAATTACGGGATGCTCAGCTCGAACTTCGCGGACTTCAGCGGCAGCAGCTACCAGGGTGGAGGAGCTGACTTCCAGGCAGGGACCGCATCGTTCTTCAACGTCCATATAGACAG
The window above is part of the Candidatus Kryptoniota bacterium genome. Proteins encoded here:
- a CDS encoding DUF1634 domain-containing protein, which gives rise to MDNSDKELRSREVEHEMDSLIGYILLIGVLASIVLITTGVIWNFIDTGYLGLKYSIAGMNLFQFAAVELRHAGELKLRPELFVNLGFVTLLLTPYVRVAASMFFFAFTEKNLKYTCFTAIVFCILTYSLFLR
- a CDS encoding sulfite exporter TauE/SafE family protein; the encoded protein is MSFGELMVVSLVAGFVGAMSGMGGGVILIPLLTLFGMDIKHAIAISIVSVIATSSGSASAYVRDRITNLKVGMFLEMFTIVGALVGATITLSASRAPLFILFGIVLLGSWVVLFMQKHETYHHVDHQDRFSGWLELKGEYFDYASNETISYKGQKAYYGGPLMFGAGFIAGLLGIGAGALKVLIHDLVMGLPPKVSTTTSNLIIGVTALAGTSVYLAAGLIDPALAAPVILGIVAGAFIGTRVLVRLTNRMVRLFFLVILAVLGIEMIIRGIGAIA